The Microlunatus soli genome contains the following window.
TGCCGAGGCCGACTTCATCGGCGTCGTCGACCTGGTCCGGATGAAGGCCCTGACCTGGCGTGGCGAGACCAAGATCGGCGAGGACTACGACGTCGAGGACATCCCGGCCGATCTGCAGGACAAGGCCGACACCGCCCGCGCCGAGCTGATCGAGACCGTCGCCGAGCACGACGACGAACTGATGGAGATCTACCTGGAGGGCGAGGAGCCGACCGAGGAGCAGCTGCGGGGAGCCATCCGACGCGCCGTGCTGTCCAGCTCGCTGACCGCCGTGCTCTGTGGCACCGCGTTCAAGAACAAGGGTGTGCAGCCGCTGCTGGACGCCGTGCTGGCCTACCTGCCGTCGCCGCTCGACGTGCCGGCCATCGAGGGCTTCAAGCCCGGCGATGAGTCTCAGCAGATCGAGCGTCACCCCGACGAGAACGAGCCGCTCTCGGCGCTGGCCTTCAAGATCGCCGCCGACCCGCACCTGGGCAAGCTGACCTACGTCCGGGTGTACTCCGGCGTGCTCGCAGCAGGTACGCAGGTGCTGAACTCGACCAAGCAGCGCAAGGAGCGCATCGGCAAGGTCTACCGGATGCACTCCAACAAGCGCGAGGAGATCGACAGCGTCAGCGCCGGCGACATCGTCGCGGTGATGGGCCTGAAGGACACCACCACCGGTGAGACCCTGTCCGATCCGAACAGCCCGGTCGTGCTGGAGTCGATGGACTTCCCGGCACCGGTGATCGAGCAGGCCATCGAGCCGAAGACCAAGTCCGACCAGGAGAAGCTCTCCAACGCCATCCAGCGGTTGGCCGAGGAGGACCCGACCTTCCGGGTGCACACCGACGAGGAGACCGGTCAGACCATCATCGCCGGCATGGGCGAGCTGCATCTGGATGTGCTGATCGACCGGATGAAGCGCGAGTTCAAGGTCGAGGCCAACATCGGCAAGCCGCAGGTCTCCTACCGCGAGACCCTGCGTCGCCCGGTGGAGAAGGTCGAGTACACCCACAAGAAGCAGTCCGGTGGCTCGGGTCAGTACGCCCGGGTGATCATCAACCTGGAGCCGCAGGAAGCGGGTACGGGCTACGAGTTCGTCAACGCCGTCACCGGTGGCCGGATCCCCAAGGAGTACATCCCTTCGGTGGACGCCGGCATCCAGGAGGCCATGCAGTTCGGCGTGCTGGCCGGGTTCCCGGTGGAGGACATCAAGGTCACCCTGACCGACGGTGCCTACCACGACGTCGACTCCTCCGAACTGGCGTTCAAGATCGCCGGCTCGATGATCTTCAAGGAAGCCGCTCGGCGTGCCGATCCGGCCATCCTGGAGCCGATGATGCGGGTCGAGGTGACCACTCCGGAGGACTACCTCGGTACCGTGATCGGTGACCTGAACGCCCGCCGCGGCCAGGTCCAGTCGATGGACGACGAGCACGGCAACAAGGTGGTCGTGGCGCTGGTCCCGCTGTCGGAGATGTTCGGCTACGTCGGTGACCTGCGGTCCAAGACCTCCGGTCAGGCGTCGTACTCGATGGAGTTCGATTCCTACGCCGAGACGCCGCGGAACATCTCCGACGAGATCGTCGCGAAGTCCCGCGGAGAGTGAGCGTCGGCGTGCCTCGGCACGCCCCGCTCAGCCAGCAACAACATCCTTCCGACCCCAACCGGTTTGACGCACGGGGCTGGTTGGACAAAACTTAGGCCGGATTGCCCCACTCAGGCTTGCCAACCGGGGTCCGGGTAAGAGCAGATCAAGAACCAACGAGGTTCGCCACGCGACCAGCGTGGCGACACAGCAAGTAAGGAGCCCCAGTGGCCAAGGCCAAGTTCGAGCGGACCAAGCCGCACGTCAACATCGGCACCATCGGGCATATCGACCACGGCAAGACCACTCTGACCGCGGCGATCTCGAAGGTGCTCCACGACAAGGACCCGGCGCTCAACCCGAGCACCGAAGCGTTCGACCAGATCGACAAGGCGCCGGAAGAGCGGCAGCGCGGTATCACGATCTCGATCGCGCACATCGAGTACCAGACCGACAACCGGCACTACGCCCACGTCGACTGCCCCGGCCACGCCGACTACGTGAAGAACATGATCACGGGTGCGGCGCAGATGGACGGTGCGATCCTGGTCGTCGCCGCCACCGACGGTCCGATGCCGCAGACCCACGAGCACGTGCTGCTGGCCCGCCAGGTCGGCGTGCCGGCCATGGTGGTCGCCCTGAACAAGTGCGACATGGTCGACGACGAGGAGATCCTGGAGCTGGTCGAGCTCGAGGTTCGCGAGCTGCTCAGCGCCCAGGAGTTCGACGGCGACAACTGCCCGGTGATCAAGGTCGCCGCGTTCCCGGCCCTCAACGGTGACGAGAAGTGGACCAAGTCCATCCTCGAGCTGATGGATGCCGTCGACGAGTACATCCCGGAGCCGTCGCGTGACACCGACAAGCCGTTCCTGATGCCGATCGAGGACGTCGTCACGATCACCGGTCGTGGCACCGTCGTCACCGGTCTGGTCGACCGTGGCGTGCTGAAGGTCAACGAAGAGGTCGAGATCGTCGGCATCACCGACAGCTTCAAGACCACCGTCACCTCCATGGAGGTCTTCCGCAAGACCCTGGATCAGGCTCAGGCCGGCGACAACGCCGCACTGCTGCTCCGTGGCACCAAGCGTGAGGCCGTCGAGCGTGGCCAGGTCGTCACCAAGCCGGGTTCGGTTACCCCGCACACCGACTTCGAGGCGCAGGTCTACGTCCTGAACAAGGAGGAGGGCGGCCGTCACACGCCGTTCTTCAACAACTACCGTCCGCAGTTCTACTTCCGGACCACCGACGTCACCGGCGTCGTTGAGCTCCCGGAGGGCACCGAAATGGTGATGCCGGGCGACAACACCACCATGACCGCTCAGCTGATCAAGCCGATCGCCATGGAAGAGGGTCTGAAGTTCGCCATCCGTGAAGGCGGTCGTACCGTCGGCGCGGGTCGCGTCACGAAGATCATCAAGTGAGCAAGAGCTCAACGATCATCAAGTGATCATCTGATCACACACGTTCGACGGCCCGGATCGGTATACCCGATCCGGGCCGTTGGCGTTCGATGGATTGCCGACATCCAAACACGCCGTACGGCGCCGCGACCGTCCGCATCGGACATGATTGATAATGTCCTGATGCGGACAGGAGTTGCCGCAGTAATTCGCTTCAGTACGTCGATAGAGGCGAATCCTTATCCATGAACTCTTGCGGAATTCCCGCATTCTCCTAAGGTGAGTTCGTGACCGTGAGATCCCACTCGGGTGAGCCCGACCCTGGTCGCGGCGAGCCTGCCAGGGACCCGCGATTTCTCGGCTACCTGGCGGGCGCGGCACTCGCCGACGTGGGTGATCAGGCCTGGATCGTCATCCTGGCCTACGCAGCCGCGCAGACCGGTGATCCGCTGACCGCGACCCTGACGGTTGCCGCCGGGACCGTGCCGCGAGCGATCCTCGATCTGGTCGGCGGAGCGGTAGCGGATCGACTGCCAACCCAGCGATTGCTCGCCCTCGCCGCGGCGGGCCGGGTGCTGGTTCTGCTGCTCGGCCTGCTCTTCCTGGCGCAGGCACCGCAGAACACGATCTGGATCATGGCCGGGGTCGCGATCTTCTTCGGAGCTGCCGACGCTTTGCACAAGCCGGCGATCGCGACGCTGCCACGCCAGCTCGTCCCGGTCGGTCAGTTGGTGAAGGCGATCGGCTATCGACAGCTGGCCGGCCGGACCGCGCTGCTGGTCGGTCCGGCCGTCGCCGGTGTGGTGCTGTCCGCTTGGGCGCTGCCCGGATCGATCGCCGGACTCGTCGTGCTGTTCGCGGCCGCAGCAGTGCTGCTGGCGGTCATCCGGACCCGCTATCAGCGGGAGCGTGCGCCCCGACAATCGGTGATCGCGGCCACCCGGCAGGTGATCGACTATCTGCGCGTCGACGAGTCCGCACGGGCTCTCAACTTCACCATGATCGGGCTCAACTTCTTCGTGACACCGGTGGTCAATGCCGGCGTGGCACTACGAGCGCATTCGCTCGGTTGGGGGCCGCACACGCTCGGTCTGCTGATCGCCGGCATCGGGGTCGGGGCGGTCATCGGAACACTGATCGCGCTCCGTCTGAAGCCGACCTATCCGATGAGATTCGCGCTGATCATGCTGATCGGCCAGGGCGCCGGCATCGCGCTGTCCGGGGTGTTGCCGCTGGTCGGCTCGGCGATCGCACTCTGCTTCGTCGGATTCACTGCCGGGATCTCCTCACCGATGCTCGGCGGCACCACGCAGGCGATCATCAAGGAGAGCTATCTGGGCCGCATCTATGCGCTGCAGGGTCTGGCAGACGACGCGCTGATCCCGTTCGCGTTGATCGGCTACGGAGCGATGGCCGGGTGGATCGGCGTCACCCCGACCACCGTGATCTGCGGGCTCGCGATGGCCGCGTTGATGGCGGTCAGTCTGCTGCGCCGGCCGTTGCGCAATCTGCGGATCGACCTGTCGACGACAGCGCGGAGCGCCGACGCCGACGACCAGCCCACGGGCGCCCAGACGGCGGCCGACCGGGCCGATCAGGAACGGTCCGCCGACCCAGCGACCGACGACGATCGGCCGGCCGACGCGGACGACGCCGGGCCGCGGGACGGCCAGCCCGGTCCGGCCGCGCGAGTGCCCGAGCAGCAGGACGCCGTGCCCAGCGAGGCGTTCGACACCGTTCGGAACGGGGAGCCGGGGCCCAGGCACGGTGGCAAGACCTCCGGCATCTCGGGTCTGCCGCGGCATGCCGCCGCCGGGGCGGTGGCCGCCGATCAGCGACGTTCGAGCAAGGCGACCGGATAGCGATCGAGGATCCGCTCGACCGCCGTCGTCGCCGTGTGGGTGGTCCCGGTCAACAGGTCCAGCCAGCGCCCCGGCGGTAGCTGGACGGTGGTGTCGCCCCAGACCTGGGGCAGCATCCGCGACCGCAGGGTGTACGGCAACCGGGTCGCAATACTGAGCAGCGGGCCGCGATCGAAGGCGATCAGATGGGACGCGGCCGGACCGGTCGCGAGCACCGGCCGATAGTCGTCCAGCAGCAACCGCTGCCGAGCCCGCAGGGCGCGGCTGGTCACCCACAGCTTCAGTCCGTCCCGGTCGTCGGCAGCCGGACCCGCGGAATGCTCCAACTCCGCCAGCCGCTTCCGACGAGCAACGAAGTCGACCGGCCGCCGGTTGTCCGGATCGACCAGCGAGTCGTCGAAGAACTCGGTGCCCTGATAGACGTCCGGGACACCGGGAGCGGTCAGCTGGATCAGCTTCTGACCGACGGCGACGGTGGCTGCTGCCGGCCCGATGAGTGCCCGGAACTCCGCGACCGTGGCGGCCAGCTCGGGGTCGTCGTAGACCTGATCCAGGGCATGGTGGACGGCCCGTTCGGCCTCGTCGTCTGGGTCGAGCCAGGTGCTGATCGTCGCGGCCTCCCGGATCGCCTTCTCCGCATAGCCGTGCAGGCGATCCCGGTCGATCGGGCCGACCGCGGCGACGGTCTGCCAGAGCAGCTGGGCCAGCGCCGGATCGGGCATCGGGCAGCGGTGCATCAGGCGGTCGGCGACGGCCTGCCACCGGTCGGGAAGCTCGGCCAGCACAGACACCGCGGCCCGGACATCCTCCGACCGCTTGGTGTCGTGAGTGGACAGCGTCGTCATGGTGGCCGGCCAGTCCCGCAGGCGTCGACCGGCCGCGGCGTGGAAGTCTTCCACCGACATCCCGAATCGTCCCGGATCGCCGCCGACCTCATTGCTGCTGATCAACCGGTTGTAGCGATAGAACGCGGTGTCCTCGACACCCTTGGCCATCACCGCTCCGGTGAGCTGGCCAAACCGGACGGCCAACTCGTCCTCGGCATCGGTCAGTCGGGGCTGCAGCGCATCCGCCGTTGCTGCCAGCTCGGGCCGTTCGGCCCGAAGTTGATCAAGGACCGTGGTGATCCGGCGAGCGTCGCCCGGCAGGTAGGCCCGATAGACGTCCAGCCGTACGGCAGCGGCCGCGATCAGCTCGGCGGCGCCGGGCTGCGCCGGAGCCAGTGCGGCGATCCGCCGCAGCTCGGAGCCGAACAGGTCGGCCAGCGCCTGGGTCTTGCCCTCCCGGACATGATCATCTTCGGTTCGTCGATCGCCGCTCAGTCGTCGATACACCTCGGTCATCGGCTGCTCGGCGGACGGCTCGACGAACACGGCGGCGATCTCGTTCAACGCGTCATAGCCGGTGCTGCCGGCCACCGGCCAGTCCGGCAGCTCCTCACCGGGCTCCAAGATCTTTTCCACCACGATCCAGCTGTCCGGAGCGAGCGCTCGCAACCGGTCCAGGTAACCGCCGGGGTCGGCCAGCCCGTCGGGATGGTCGACCCGCAGCCCGATCACGCCGTCGGCGACCAGCTGCCGGATCCGGGTGTGCGTGGCGTCGAACACCGACCGATCCTCGACCCGGACGGCGGCCAACGTGTTCACCGCGAAGAACCGGCGGTAGCCGAGCTCGGTGCCGGCCAGCCGGAAGGACCCCAGCCGGTAGTGCTGACGATCATGCACCTCCCGGGCGGTGCCGCCGTCGGTGCCGGGCGCGATCGGGAACCGGTGCTCCCAGTAGCAGAGCAGCCCGTCCTCGATCCGCAGCCGACCGAGTTCGGCCGGATCCTCCCCGAGGACCGGCAGCAACAGCTTGTCCGCCGACCAGTCGATGTCGAACCAGTCGGCGTAGACGGAGTCCCGGCCGTAGGTCAACACGTCCCACCAGGCCGGATTCTGCTCGGCGACCGCAACCCCCAGGTGGTTCGGCACGATGTCGACCACCACCCCCAGGTCGGCCGCGGTCGCAGCAGCGAGGAACCGTCGCAGCCCCGGCTCGCCGCCACGCTGTGGATCGATCCGGGTCGGATCGGTGACGTCATAGCCGTGGTCGGAGCCGACCGTCGAGGTGAGCAGCGGCGACAGGTAGACCGCGTCGACGCCGAGCTCGACGAGGTAGTCCAGCAACGCGGTCGCGTCGTCCAGGGTGAAGTCGGGCCGGATCTGCAGCCGGTAGGTCGACCGGGGTGCCGTGTTGCCAGCGATACGGGTCACAGCGGTGACCTTACGGCAAGCGCCGACGGCTATAACAAAGATTTCTGGCTTGCGTTCGTAAGTTCAATTGTTACGATTCTCGGGTGGATGGTGCCGAACGACGATCGAGGATCCTGACCACCCTGGAAGGTCGCGAACGGGTCGGGGTCGCTGACCTGGCTGTCGAACTGAACGCCTCGGAGGTCACGATCCGTAAGGATCTGGACGATCTGGCGGCGGCCGGTGCACTGCGCCGGGTGCGCGGCGGGGCGGTCAGCGCCGCCCGGCGTGGCTTGACCGCGCCGTTCGTGGTCCGGGAGCGGGAGGCCTATCCGGAGAAGGAACGGATCGCCCGGGCTGCCGCCGAGCTGATCGGGGACGGCGAGGCGGTGCTGCTGGACAGCGGTACCACCGGACTGCAGACCGCGATCGCGCTCGCCGATCACGCCATCACCCTGATGCCGCTGTCGGCGCGGGAGATCGCCGCGCTGGTCGACGCGCCGGGTGTGGCGTTGGTGCTGCCGGGAGGGCCGGTCCGTCCGGTCGAGTTGGCCTTCAACGGAGCCGTCGCCGAGCGTGGGGTGGCGATGATGCGTTTCGACACCTTCTTGTTGACCCCGTGCGCGATCACCGCCGAGCACGGCGTCACTGCCTACGACGTGGACGACGCGACGATCAAACGGACCGGCATCGATGCCGCCAACCGGGTGATCGCGCTGGCCGAAGGGCGCAAGCTGGCCCGTACCGCGATGGCCGCGGTCTGCGAGCCGGGGGAGATCGACATCCTGATCACCGACCGGGACGCCCCGGTCGCGGCCACCGACGCACTCGTCGAGTTGGGGATCGAGGTCGTCCGTGTCTGAGGCGCTGACCGCGACCCGGCCGTCCCGACGGCTGCGTCGCAGTCGGGTCACCGTGACCGCGGTGTTCGCCACCCAGGGCATGTTGTTCGCCTCCTGGACGGCGCACATCCCGTTGGTGGCCGGACGGCTGCGACTGGACGACGGGACGCTCGGCACCGCGCTGCTCGGCGCCCCGCTCGGATCGGTGCTGGCGATGATCATCGTCGGCTGGTTGCTGCCCAGACTGGGCAGTGCGGTGCTGGTCCGGGCGACGTTGATCGGCTATCTGGTGAGTGGCTGTGCGATCGGGTTGGCCGACAATGCGGTCGGCCTGTTCGTCGCGCTCGCCGTCTGGGGCTTCTTCCAGGGCTCACTCGATGTCGCGATGAACACCCAGGGTGTCAGTGTCGAACGTGGCTACGGCAGGCCGTTGATGTCGGGGCTGCACGGCGCGTGGAGCATCGGTGGGTTGCTCGGTGCACTGATCGGCACCTCCGCCGTCGCTGCCGGGATCGACCTGCTGCCGCAGTTGATCATCGTCGGTGCGGTCCTGCTGGTGACCAATCTGGTGCTGACCCGGTCGATGCTGGCAGACCGCAACGATCGCGGCGATCATGGTACGAAGCCCGGACGTCGGCGGGTCTTCTCCCGGGTGGTGCTGATCCTGGGCGGCGTATCGATGGCCTGCATGCTGTGTGAGGGTGCAGCGGCGGACTGGTCGGCGAAGTATCTGCACGGCAACCTGGGCGCACCGGCCGGTGTCTCCGGCCTGGCCTACGCCGGCTACCTGGCCGCGATGGTGGTGGTCCGGCTGACCGGTGACTGGCTGCTGCGCCGCTATCGGGCTCGTACGGTATTGCCGGTGCTCGCTGCCGCATCGACGGTCGGGATGACTGTCGCGTTGCTGGTCGGTCAGCCGGCCGTCGCGGTGATCGGCTTCGCGGTCCTCGGCCTCGGACTGGCATCGGTGGTTCCGGCCGCCTTCACCGCGGCCGGCCGGCTCTCCGGCGGCAACGCCGGCGGAGCGATCGCCACGGTCTCGGCACTCGGCTGGGCCGGCTTCATGTTCGGTCCCGCGGCGATCGGCCACCTCGCCGATCTCGTCTCGCTGCCCGTCGCCCTGGGCATCATCCCGGTCCTCACCGCGGTGATCGCCTGTGGCGTCCGGTTCACCGCAGCCTTCCGTGAGCCCGATCCGGAAACCGGGCCCCGGTGATCACGGCACGGTCTGCAGTCGGGACAGACTGCGCCGCCGCAGCACCGTCCAGCAGGCGATCGCGAGCCCGGCCGTGCCGGCCGCGACGAACAAGGTCCAGTCCTCGGCGAGGACGCTGAGCCTGCCGCCGGCGGTCGTTCCGAGGGCGCTGCCGCCGAGACCCGCGGCGATCATGGCGGTGTAGGACTGTCCGAGGAAGGCGGGCCGGGCGACGTCATCGAGCAGGGCGGAGTTCGCCACCCCTGCCGGCGCCTGGACCGCTCCACCGGCGGTCATCGCCGGGAACATCGCCCACGGGTGCCCGCTCAGCAGTGCCAGGACGCCGTTGATCACCGCACCACCGATCTGGCAGATGATCAACTGCGTCCCGAGTGCGATCCGCCAGACCCTGCTGCCGTAGACGATGCCGGCGACGATGTCACCGACCGACGAGGCTGCGAACAGCAAGCCGGCCAGGTACGTGACGTGGTGGGTGAGTGCGACGGCCGGCACGGCGACCGAGGTCAGACCGCCGACCAGGCCGGCGCCGAAACTCGCGCCCAGCACGGTGATCATGCCCGATGTCAGGAGTCCCGGCAGTCGGACGCCGCGGTGCTCCTCCGCGGGCGCCGGTCGCCAGTGTCGGGACCGGGCAGTGCCGGCGAACACCAGCCCGCCCACCGTCGCCGCGACCGCCGCCGTCAGGACGGCGGCGGCCGGACCGGACAACACGACCAGGCCGGAGACCACCATCGGACCGCTGATCATGGCGACGTTGAACTGGGTGCCGAGCAGTGCGTAGGCCGACCGGCGGTCACCCGGCGCCGACACCATGACCGGGATCAGCACCCGCATACAGGTGATCACCGCCGGGATCGCGACCCCGGAGAGATAGCTCAGCATGATCAACACCGGTGCCGGTGCGTGCCCGACCGCAGCGAGCGTCAGGCCGCCGAGTGCCAGGCCCGCGGTCGGCCCGGCGGCGAGCAGTACGACCGTCTGGCCGTACCGATCGAGCAGCCTGCCCTGCACCAGCAGGCCGCAGGCATTGCCGACGGACAGCGCACCACTCACCAGACCGGCCTGCGCCATCGATCCCGACGAGGTACGGATCAGCAGCAGCACGCTGAGACCCAGCATGCTGATCGGGAACGAACCGAGGAATGTCGCGCCGTAGCCGATCAGGGCGCCGGGCAGACGGAGTACACGTACATAAGGGCGGAACACGTCCTCACCTCCGAGGGTGTGTAGCCCGCCCATCGCGTCCTCGCCACGCAGCCGTCGGGACGCGATATCTCCCTGAACTATTCGGTTGGTGAGCCAGAGATTACCAGCAAGCCGAGGCGGTCCTGCCCGGCGAATCGGTCAGTCGCGGACGCCGAAGGTGCGGGTGCTGGCGTCGAAGACGGCATGCTCGGTGCCGAAGACATCGGCGATCAGCCCCTGATCGATCAGCTCCTGCGCGGTGCCCGAGGTCAGTCGATGATCATGGATCAGCCAGAGCCGGTCGGCCATCCGCAGCGCCAGCTCGACCTCGTGGGTGGAGATCAACACGGTGATCATCCGGGTTCGCGCGATCCGGTGCAGTAGCGACATCAGATCGACGCGGGCGCCGACGTCGAGGAAGGCGCTCGGCTCGTCCAGGATCAGCACATCCGGTTCGGTGACCAGAGCCCGCGCCAGCAACAGCCGCTGGCGTTGTCCGTCGGACAGCTCGGCGAAGCGCTGACCGGCGGGCTCGGTGGCGTGGAGATCGGCCAGCACCCCGTCGATCAGCCGATGATCATCGGCGCCCAGCCGACTGACCAGACCGAGATAGGGATGTCGACCGAGCTCGACAACCTCACGCCCCGTCAGCAGCCCGGCGTCCACCCGTTCGGTCAGCACCACCGCGGTCCGACGGGCCCGCTCCCGGGCCGGCATCCGGAGCAGGTCATGCTCGACGCCCGCAGGGTCCCGCCAGCCGACGCTGCCGGACAACAGCGGCTGCAGTCCGGCGACCGAGCGCAACAGGGTCGACTTGCCCGCACCGTTGGGTCCCAGCAGTGCCGTCACCTGCCCGGCCCGCGCCGTCGCATCGACGTCGTCGACCACGATCCGGTCCGGGCTGCGACGCCACCGCAGGCCGGCCCGATGCGGATGCCGATAGCCGGCCCGCAGGCCGGTGAGCCTCAGCCGGGAAACGCCGGCCGCGGACGTGGAGTCGATCATCAGACCGCTCCTGCCGACAGCCGCCGGGAGCGGAGCAGGACGATGATCACCACGGGAGCGCCGACCAGTGCCGAGGTCACGTTGATCGGCAACACCGCGTCCTCGCCGGGCAGCTGGGCAACGATCGAACACAGGCTCGAGGTGACGATCCCGACCAGGATCGAGGCCGGCATCAGCAGCCGGTGGTCCGAGCTGCCGATCGCCAGCCGGGCCAGATGTGGCACGGCGATCCCGAGGAACGCGATCGGGCCGCAGTACGCTGTGACCGCGCCGGCGATGACGGCCGTGGCCACCATGGCGACGATCCGGACCCCGACCACCGGCACGCCCAGTGATCGGGCGTACAACTCGCCGAGCAGCAACGCGTTCAACGATCGGGCCAGCACCGCCGACAGCACGATCGCGCCGGTGATCACCGGCACCAGGATCAGCAGGTCGCCGCGGGTCACCCCGCCGTACGATCCGAGTCCCCAGACCACGTAGCGCTGCAGTCGGGTCGGGTCGGCGAAGGCCAACAGTAACGAGGTGATCGCACCGACCGCCGAGGACAGCATCACGCCGGTGATCAACAACGTGATCACCGATCGGACCCAGCGGCCCAGCAGCAAGATCAACAGCAGCACGGCCGCTGAACCGACTGCCGCGGCGGCGGCGACGGCGAGCCGGGAACCTCCGACCAGACTGACGAAACCGCCGGTCAGGGTCCCGCTGCCGAGGGTGACCAGGGCGACGCCGAGCGATGCCCCGGAGGAGACCCCGAGGATGTACGGGTCGGCCAGTGGGTTGGCGAACAGGGTCTGCATCAGCAACCCGGCGATGCCCAGCCCGGCGCCGACGGTCGCCGCGGTGATCACTCGCGGCAGCCTGATCTGGCCGAGCAGCACGGCGGTGGAGGGATCGTCGGTCCGGCCGGTGAAGGTGAAGCCGAGCAGATCGTGCCAGCCGATCCGGACCGACCCGATGGTCGCGCCCAGCCCGATCGCCACCGCGGCGGCGACCAGCAGCAGAACCAGCGTCAACAACGGACGGCCCCAGCCGATCCAGCGCGGTCGCCGGCCAGCCGAGTCCTGCGGCTCGGCCACGCCGCCCCGGTCACCGGCTGTCGGCCCGGTCGCCCGTTCGACCCTGCTCACGACGGCGGCTACTTCAGCTTCCGGTAGAAGGTGAAGCGGTGCCCCGGCTCCAGGTCGGGATGGGTGATCGCGATCAGGTCACCGACCACCAGATCGGGACGGAGCACGCCGAGCTCGAAGATGTTGTTGCCGCCGGCGGCATTGACCTGCTTGCTGGGCGCCCAGATCGCTCCCGACTTGTACGCGGCCAGCTGGGCGAATCGAGGTTCGTCGGCCAATGCTTCCTTACGGGTCTTCCAGTTCGTCGAGGTGATCCAGATCTTGGCCTTGCCGGACTTGGTGAACACCTGCTCCAGGTCGGGACTGGCCGAGGACGGCGAGGTGTCGGACTGCCAGGCCCAGCTGCCGCCGGCATCGGTGATCATCTTGCCCATCACCGTCCCGCCGGTCGGCATCGTCCAGACGCCCTGGTACGGCTGGCTCAACAGCACCTCGGTCGGGTCGGCCTTCGCCGCCTTGTTGACCGCGGTCCGGTAGTCGCCGGCGATGGTGTCGAAGGTCTCGGCCGCCCGCTGTTCGGTCCCGGTCAGTGCTGCGAAGAACTTGATCCACTCGGCCTGACCGAGCGGGGTGCGCTCCAGGTATTCCGCGTCGGCCAGCACCGGGATCCCGGCCTTGCGGACCGTCGCATACGCCGGGTCGTCCATCCCCGCGGTGATCAACGCATCGGGCTGACTGGCCACGATCTTCTCCGCATCGGCGGTGCCGGCCGGAGCGAACTCGGTGACCTGGTCGCCGGCGACCCTGCTCCTGGCCGCGGCCGAGTTGATCAAGGACTTGGAGGCGACGCCGGTCAGCACGTCCAACTGCCCGAGCGCCTCCAGGCTGGGGATGTGGGTGGTCGAGGCTGAGAACAGACTGTGCACCGGGGTGCTCAGCTGTGGTGCCTCGGCCAGCTCGCCGGTCAGGTCGGGTTTCGGCGCACCGCACTTGACCAACACGTAGCTCTCCGGCTTGCCGCCGACCTCGGGCCGCTGGACGGTGATGACCTGGTACGACTTGTGGTAGCTGATGTCGAAGTTCGTTGCGTACTCGAGCTTCTGCTTGACTCCGAAGTAGTCGGTCTTCGGGTCGAAATCGCTGATGCAGCCGGGCGACCCGCTGGACGGCGCCACCCCGGGAGCAGGCGACGATCCGACCACTCCGCAGGCGGTGGCAGCCAGGGTGGTGACGATCGCGACCAGCGCCATCGCTGCCTTGCCGGGCGT
Protein-coding sequences here:
- a CDS encoding ABC transporter substrate-binding protein, which produces MINKLLHRTPGKAAMALVAIVTTLAATACGVVGSSPAPGVAPSSGSPGCISDFDPKTDYFGVKQKLEYATNFDISYHKSYQVITVQRPEVGGKPESYVLVKCGAPKPDLTGELAEAPQLSTPVHSLFSASTTHIPSLEALGQLDVLTGVASKSLINSAAARSRVAGDQVTEFAPAGTADAEKIVASQPDALITAGMDDPAYATVRKAGIPVLADAEYLERTPLGQAEWIKFFAALTGTEQRAAETFDTIAGDYRTAVNKAAKADPTEVLLSQPYQGVWTMPTGGTVMGKMITDAGGSWAWQSDTSPSSASPDLEQVFTKSGKAKIWITSTNWKTRKEALADEPRFAQLAAYKSGAIWAPSKQVNAAGGNNIFELGVLRPDLVVGDLIAITHPDLEPGHRFTFYRKLK
- a CDS encoding FecCD family ABC transporter permease gives rise to the protein MSRVERATGPTAGDRGGVAEPQDSAGRRPRWIGWGRPLLTLVLLLVAAAVAIGLGATIGSVRIGWHDLLGFTFTGRTDDPSTAVLLGQIRLPRVITAATVGAGLGIAGLLMQTLFANPLADPYILGVSSGASLGVALVTLGSGTLTGGFVSLVGGSRLAVAAAAAVGSAAVLLLILLLGRWVRSVITLLITGVMLSSAVGAITSLLLAFADPTRLQRYVVWGLGSYGGVTRGDLLILVPVITGAIVLSAVLARSLNALLLGELYARSLGVPVVGVRIVAMVATAVIAGAVTAYCGPIAFLGIAVPHLARLAIGSSDHRLLMPASILVGIVTSSLCSIVAQLPGEDAVLPINVTSALVGAPVVIIVLLRSRRLSAGAV